In Haliscomenobacter hydrossis DSM 1100, the DNA window GGGAGTGCTGGCGATCGGGATCGCGTTTTTGACGATTGGGCTGCAAAGTGTGAAGGCGGCGCTGGCGAATCCGGTGAAGTCGCTGCGGAGTGAATAAAAAAATTAATACTACTGGACTTTTTTTCTCTGAGGACTGAAATTGCCCCTGGCTTGAAAATCAAGGCTTGGGTTAAAGCCCAATCAAGAGGGGCAATCTCGATCCACGCGTTAAAGCACTAAAATTTGCAATATTTCTCGATCAATTGTTGGTCAATACCTTTTCGCTCGGCGCGTTTGGCCAACCAGCCAAACAGAGGCTGCAACAATTTAAAAAAGCCTGGCATTTGGGTGTCTCCCCATTTTAAGATCAAAGCGAGGTGGTAGATGTTTTTAGGAATTCCATTCTTTTGATCAGTTTGCTGGTCGGCTGCCAGGCCATATACAACCTGGACACAACGCTCAAAACCGGCATGTCCAGGCCTTAGTTCAACGCTGAACATCACGGGTTCCGCTTGAGAAACATTGAAAAATCGATGCACAACCATTGGCTCAACGGTGGCGGATTGACCAGGCTGAAGGTGGTGGATTTGTTTGCCCATTTGCACGCCCAGGGTTCCTTGAAGCACAGTAAAGGTTTCGGCAAAACTTTTGTGGTAGTGCAAACCATTGCCGCCGCCGGGGGCAAGTTCAATTTCGATAAAAGTACGTCTGCCGCCTGTTTCGGCAGCGATTTCAACAAAAGTAGCTTTGTCTTTAATGACCGGATTAACTACGGTGCGTGCAGTCTGAACGCTTGTCATGCTTTGGTGTTTTAGGTGTTGTCCTAAGACACTTACCCAAGCAAAAAGGTGACAAACTCCGTTGATGTTTTATGAAAATGGCCTAAGTTTTTATAATTTTCACCACTGCCGCGACGGATATGGATACCGAATGTGGTTGAAATCGGGAAGACATTGAACCAGCATTGCACTTGCGGTGTAAAGGGATAAGACTTGGACGAGCGGGGGAATTATTCCTCAATTGTTGACAATAAGCGGATAAAATTGTATTTTTCCCTGCAATTTCGCTTTTTGATGGCGAAATTGCAGGGAAAAATGAGCTACATTACTAGAAAATCAGAAACAGAAATTGCCCGTTTGCTGGATTACTTTCCTGCGGTAGCCATTGTTGGGCCTCGACAAGTGGGTAAAACATCTTTGGCAAAACATCTGGCAGAAAACAGTGCCAGGGCTACTGTCTATTTTGATCTGGAGGACCCCGATGACCTTGCCAAATTCGCCAATCCTCGTTTGTTACTGGAGCCTCTGGAAAACAAAACCGTTATTCTCGACGAAGTACAGCGCCTGCCGAATTTATTTCCTATCCTGCGTAGTGCCATTGATCGAAACCGTAAGCCAGCGCGCTTTATTTTGCTCGGTTCTGCTTCCCCCGACCTTATCCGCGATGCTTCTGAAACCCTGGCTGGCCGCATAGCTTACTTCGAGTTGACGCCATTCCTATGGCAGGAGGTAGCCAATTTGACCGATTGGCGACAACATTGTTTTCGTGGAGGTTTTCACGGTTCTTTATTGGCGCCAGATGAAGAACTGGCCAGGCTTTGGCGTACCAATTTCATCACTACTTATCTGGAACGAGACCTCCCTGCATTGGGGCTAAAAGCGGAGCCGACGTTGACCCGCCGACTCTGGCAAATGACCGCTCATTTGAGTGGTAGCGTTTTAAATATGGAGACCATCGCCTCAGGCTTGGGGATTGGCAATTCTTCGGTGCGGCGTTATCTGGATTTTTTTGAATCCTCATACCTCATCCGCAGGTTGCAGCCTTACCTACCCAATCTGCGCAAAAGGCTGATTCGCAGCCCTAAACTGTACTTACGGGATACAGGGATCTTGCATCAATTGTTGGGCGTACCTTCTTTTGAAAGTATGATGGGCAACCCTATCGTTGGAGCCTCTTGGGAAACTTACGTCATCGAACAGATTGCAGGCAATTTACCCAGCTGGGCTGAGCTGTTTTATTATCGAACTCAGGATGGTACCGAGGCGGATTTGGTTATTGCCAGAGGTGGGGTTGCTGAGGTATTGGTTGAGATCAAATTTACCACGACCCCCAAACTAACCAAAAGCCTGCATATTGCTAAAGCAGACCTCGGCACAACGCGTAATTTTATCATTTGCCCAGTTGCTGCTGGCTATCCCTTGGATACGGATGTAAGAGTGCTGGGAGTTGGTGAATGGGGAGAGGTTTTTGGGGATCGGGGTTAAGTGCATGGGTGGATGTTTGTGCTGGTCGGAGCGGTGGCGGTTGGTGTACAAAGTGTGAAGGCGGCGCTGGCGAATCCGGTGAAGAGTTTGAGGAGTGAGGGAAGGGGACGGTTTTAATTTTTTCATAAATTCGCAATCTGTTAAATCCCGCATTAGGGTTCAACCATCATTCTTAATACGCTAAAATGTATTGTGAGAAAAATGATAGCAATGAAATACTTTACTAAAGAATTGCTTGGTAATATAAAAAGGCCATTTCGTATGGAAGGCTTTCCCTATACTGAAATTGAAAAAGTTGAAAGAATTTATGGTACAAGATTTCCTGAAGCCTATCGGGAGTTTCTTAATTTGATGGGGATGCGAGTAGATTTTTTTACCGGAATAGATTATTCTATGTACGACTTAAAGCTATATAAAGGTGGTGCGGAATCCTATTTGTATTCTAACTTTGGAGATATTGGATTAACGTTATTGAAGGAAGATGATATTGTTTTTGTAAGTAGCCAAGGATGTAATCATTTTTATATGTCTACATCAGAGGGAGAAAACCCACCCGTTCACTTCATAAATGAAGGATTGCTAAAATTGGAACCAACTCAATCCTATGAATCTTTTACCAAGTTTATACGAAAAATTGGCAACATATAAATTCAGGTACGTAGATATTGAAACCAAATCTAACCGCGGTAGCTGTTAAATTTTGAATAGCCCCGTTCGTCCGCAGAGCCGATCAGTTATAAGAAAAACCGAAAAAACCATATCTAATAACATCGTACAAGCTTTCATGTAGTACAAAACCAGTCGCGTAGTGACGAGCCATTTTGTAGCGGCGGGTTTCAACCCGCCGATGAAAGGTTCAAGGTTTTCAATGAAGTGCCGTAGGTACGGCTCATTTTGACCTTGATTCGTCGTACCTACGGCACTCCATTGACGGGGGTATATCATTGACGGCGGGTTGAAACCCGCCGCTACAAAATGGATCATCGCTACGCGATTTTTCGGCTTAACTTAACTCATGACGAGTACTGATCTGCCCTGCGGACGACCGGGGCTATTCAACATTCAATCGCTCCGCGATTGGAAATATGTCCCGATTTTGGCTTTCACTCAACCTACTTATCCCCCCACCTCCCATTAAAAACTTGCAAATCCCAATTTCTCTCCATAACTTTTAATTTCAAAGTACTTTTAAAATATTCAAACCCGCCACCATGAAAATCGACATCATCATCGCCTACCTCCAGCGCTACGAATTTGGCCACGAGAAAGATTTTGTCCCACCCATCACGGGCATTCATTTGGTTGCCCTTCCCACCCTGTATAACCGAACAATACCCTTCCTTACTGCGTTGAATGAAAAATCAACGAATCATGAAAAGGAACTGTTTGATCGTTTTTATGTGGCTGATTGGGCTCAGCACACTCAGTGCCCAATGGACACCTGATATCGCAACCTTGAATTATAAAACGGGCTTAAACGAGGACAGCACCAGTACCCGCGCATTATATGCCATCCGCATCATTCCAAACGAGACTTACCACAACGAATTCCTGATTTTTGTGCCCGAACGTCTGGATAGGCAATACCTGCGCAAGGAATTTTTCAACCTCTCCACGCTACAATCTGTCAAACCCCATATCGAGCGAGTAAATGGTAATGTATACCGGATTTCCAAATTGAACTTGCCGGTTGGGGAGTATTTCATTCATTTTCGGTACAAAGGTGATATTGCGGTGCATCGCTTCCGGATAGTAATGTAGGTTTTTTATGTTGATTTTATTGCCGCTCAAGAGACCAAGCCGTTCGTAGCTGCTGAACGCTATCACACCCTATAAACGAACACCTTTGTTCAAAACCGAACGCTTTTTAGCTATTAAACCTTTGCTAATTTTCTGATAAATAGACACATAGAGGATTGGTATAAAATTTGGGGTAAGAACACCTGATCCGCACCCTACCGTGTACAGGCTCAATCACCCTAAAAAATAACACCATGCTGAAAAGCTATCTAAAAATCGCCCTGCGCGATCTTTTGAAACAAAAAGGACTTTCCTTTATCAATGTCCTGAGCCTGAGCATTGGTTTGGCTTGTTTTACCCTTTTGCTGCTCTTCGCGGTCAATGAGTTCAATTACGACCGCTTTCATGCCGACAACGAGCGCATTTTCAGGATGTATCGTTGGACGGAGTATATGGCGGACCGAGGAGCAGAAGGTGATCCCTATCTGCCCGTTCCGCTGGGGCCTGCCCTGAAGACAGATTTCCCGGACGTGGAAAATTATGCCCGCTTCCGCGAGCCCTGGGGCGAAAGTTTTGTGCGGGTCAATGGTACGGTTTCCCGATTGAACATCTGTTTTGCCGACCCACAGTTTTTGGAGGTGTTTACGTTTCCCATGGAGTATGGCAATAAGGCCAAAGCTTTGTCAGAACTGAACAACATTGTTTTGACCGAAAAAATCGCCCTGCAACTCTTCGGGGAATCGAACCCCATTGGGCGGGTTTTGGAAGTAAAACTTGAAACAGACTTTGAACCTTTTGTCGTGACGGCAGTCGCCAAGGACATGCCCTCCAACACCAGTATTCAATTTGAAGCCATCGGCAATTTTGATAAAGTACTGGCCTCGCCCAGCATGATCGAGCGCAAAGCGAGCTGGAACCATTCCGCCTACTTTACTTTTGTCAAACTCCGCGAAGGCAGCGGCCTGGCTACGGATGAAAAACGCCTGCTGCAGTTTCGCCAAAAATACTATCCGGGCGAGGAAAAAGAATTGCGTGCCA includes these proteins:
- a CDS encoding cupin domain-containing protein is translated as MTSVQTARTVVNPVIKDKATFVEIAAETGGRRTFIEIELAPGGGNGLHYHKSFAETFTVLQGTLGVQMGKQIHHLQPGQSATVEPMVVHRFFNVSQAEPVMFSVELRPGHAGFERCVQVVYGLAADQQTDQKNGIPKNIYHLALILKWGDTQMPGFFKLLQPLFGWLAKRAERKGIDQQLIEKYCKF
- a CDS encoding ATP-binding protein; protein product: MSYITRKSETEIARLLDYFPAVAIVGPRQVGKTSLAKHLAENSARATVYFDLEDPDDLAKFANPRLLLEPLENKTVILDEVQRLPNLFPILRSAIDRNRKPARFILLGSASPDLIRDASETLAGRIAYFELTPFLWQEVANLTDWRQHCFRGGFHGSLLAPDEELARLWRTNFITTYLERDLPALGLKAEPTLTRRLWQMTAHLSGSVLNMETIASGLGIGNSSVRRYLDFFESSYLIRRLQPYLPNLRKRLIRSPKLYLRDTGILHQLLGVPSFESMMGNPIVGASWETYVIEQIAGNLPSWAELFYYRTQDGTEADLVIARGGVAEVLVEIKFTTTPKLTKSLHIAKADLGTTRNFIICPVAAGYPLDTDVRVLGVGEWGEVFGDRG
- a CDS encoding SMI1/KNR4 family protein, with amino-acid sequence MKYFTKELLGNIKRPFRMEGFPYTEIEKVERIYGTRFPEAYREFLNLMGMRVDFFTGIDYSMYDLKLYKGGAESYLYSNFGDIGLTLLKEDDIVFVSSQGCNHFYMSTSEGENPPVHFINEGLLKLEPTQSYESFTKFIRKIGNI